Proteins encoded within one genomic window of Streptomyces sp. NBC_00523:
- a CDS encoding GNAT family N-acetyltransferase, with amino-acid sequence MSDLEIRRATADDLAEIVALLADDPLGAQRESPDDLAPYRAALRRLADDPNQHMMVAVREERVVGTLQLTLIPGLSRRGSTRSVIEGVRIHADERGSGLGTRLIQWAVDESRRQGCQLVQLTSDTSRTNAHRFYERLGFVASHVGFKLAL; translated from the coding sequence ATGAGCGATCTGGAAATACGCCGCGCGACCGCTGACGACCTGGCCGAGATCGTGGCCCTGCTCGCCGACGACCCGCTGGGCGCGCAGCGCGAGTCGCCGGACGACCTCGCGCCCTACCGAGCGGCGCTCCGGCGGCTGGCCGACGACCCGAATCAGCACATGATGGTCGCCGTGCGCGAGGAGCGCGTCGTCGGGACTCTGCAGCTGACCCTGATCCCGGGGCTGTCCCGGCGCGGTTCGACCCGGTCCGTGATCGAGGGGGTCCGCATCCACGCGGACGAACGGGGAAGCGGTCTCGGCACCCGGCTGATCCAGTGGGCGGTGGACGAATCACGCCGACAGGGCTGCCAGCTGGTCCAGCTCACCTCCGACACGTCCCGCACCAACGCGCATCGCTTCTACGAACGGCTCGGGTTCGTCGCCAGCCACGTGGGCTTCAAGCTCGCCCTCTGA
- a CDS encoding MarR family winged helix-turn-helix transcriptional regulator → MTATDPALTALSQGWIALSLLHGKIENRIERALQSGHDLSVREYSLLDVLSRQHSGPGGHLQMKQVADAVGLSQSATTRLVTRLEDRGLLTRYLCDTDRRGIYTDVTPDGLTLLSEARPTNDRALRVALDEAAENPELAPLVRAVEGLKAVPA, encoded by the coding sequence ATGACAGCCACGGACCCGGCCCTCACCGCCCTCTCCCAGGGCTGGATCGCGCTGTCCCTGCTCCACGGGAAGATCGAGAACCGCATCGAGCGGGCCCTGCAGAGCGGCCACGACCTGAGCGTGCGCGAGTACTCCCTGCTGGACGTGCTCAGCCGCCAGCACAGCGGCCCGGGCGGACACCTGCAGATGAAGCAGGTGGCGGACGCCGTCGGGCTGAGCCAGAGCGCCACCACGCGCCTGGTCACCCGCCTGGAAGACCGCGGACTGCTGACCCGGTACCTCTGCGACACCGACCGCAGGGGCATCTACACCGACGTCACCCCCGACGGGCTCACGCTGCTGTCCGAGGCCCGCCCCACCAATGACCGCGCTCTGCGCGTCGCGCTCGACGAGGCCGCCGAGAATCCGGAACTGGCCCCGCTCGTCCGGGCCGTCGAGGGACTGAAGGCCGTCCCCGCTTAG
- a CDS encoding MFS transporter yields MPLALLALAIGAFGIGTTEFVVMGLLPEVAADFQVSIPAAGFLATGYALGVVLGAPLMTALGTKISRKRMLMILMGLFIVGNVITAAAPVFEVMVVGRVIASLAHGAFFGIGAVVAADLVAPQKKAGAIALMFTGLTVANVVGVPVGTYVGQHAGWRVTFFLVAALGVLGLFGVARLVPEQPRAKGVRLRQEVAAFRNVQVLLAMAMTVLGFGGVFAAITYITPMMTETAGYSASAVTWLLVLFGLGMVGGNLIGGRYADRRPTLMLSVSLSGLALVLALFTLTAHNKVAAAVTLVLIGAFGFATVPPLQKRVLDQAVDAPTLASAMNIGAFNLGNALAAWLGGIVIGAGLGYTAPNWVGAALAASALVVALASSALERRTTAPSRLVATHTPEPAMVPEPRS; encoded by the coding sequence ATGCCGCTCGCACTCCTCGCCCTGGCCATCGGGGCATTCGGTATCGGGACCACTGAGTTCGTGGTCATGGGGCTGCTCCCCGAGGTGGCCGCCGACTTCCAGGTGTCCATCCCGGCCGCAGGCTTCCTGGCCACGGGCTACGCGCTCGGCGTCGTCCTCGGGGCGCCGCTGATGACCGCGCTCGGCACGAAGATCAGCCGCAAGCGGATGCTGATGATCCTCATGGGCCTGTTCATCGTCGGCAATGTGATCACCGCGGCCGCCCCCGTCTTCGAAGTGATGGTCGTCGGCCGTGTGATCGCCTCGCTCGCCCACGGTGCCTTCTTCGGCATCGGAGCGGTCGTGGCGGCCGATCTCGTCGCCCCGCAGAAGAAGGCGGGCGCCATCGCCCTGATGTTCACCGGCCTCACCGTCGCCAACGTCGTCGGGGTGCCGGTGGGCACCTACGTCGGACAGCACGCCGGGTGGCGGGTCACGTTCTTCCTGGTCGCCGCGCTGGGTGTCCTCGGCCTGTTCGGCGTCGCCCGGCTCGTCCCCGAACAGCCCCGCGCCAAGGGCGTCAGGCTGCGGCAGGAGGTCGCCGCCTTCCGCAATGTGCAGGTCCTGCTCGCCATGGCGATGACGGTCCTCGGATTCGGCGGCGTCTTCGCGGCGATCACCTACATCACGCCGATGATGACGGAGACCGCCGGGTACTCGGCCTCCGCCGTCACCTGGCTGCTGGTCCTCTTCGGCCTCGGCATGGTCGGCGGCAACCTGATCGGCGGCAGGTACGCCGACCGCCGCCCCACGCTCATGCTCTCCGTGTCGCTGAGCGGCCTCGCCCTGGTCCTGGCTCTGTTCACCCTGACCGCCCACAACAAGGTCGCGGCCGCGGTCACCCTCGTCCTGATCGGTGCCTTCGGCTTCGCGACCGTGCCTCCGCTCCAGAAGCGGGTGCTCGACCAGGCGGTGGACGCCCCGACGCTGGCCTCCGCGATGAACATCGGTGCCTTCAACCTCGGCAACGCGCTCGCGGCCTGGCTCGGCGGGATCGTCATCGGTGCCGGTCTCGGCTACACCGCCCCCAACTGGGTCGGAGCGGCACTCGCGGCATCGGCGCTGGTCGTCGCCCTCGCCTCCAGCGCGCTGGAGCGCCGTACGACCGCACCGAGCCGTCTCGTCGCCACCCATACCCCGGAGCCGGCGATGGTTCCCGAGCCCCGCAGCTGA
- a CDS encoding GNAT family N-acetyltransferase: MPSSLPRPLSDLPVRRLTRDDLVVCADLSEDRGWPRDEERWALLLAAGTGYGIDDPDSKGLMASCVVVPYGPEMAAVGMLLVAGRHARRGVGRYLMQRVIEAAGDTPLSLHATAAGRPLYEELGFTPVGRTVRLTGAFAPAAAADPKSLGGSRTVIRSASAHDLRAVVQLDSVVFGLDRTHLLTRLPAFANHLRVAEEDGELTGFAALSPSAANHAVGPLIAKDTSTAQLLVASLAEATDQPLRVDVDARHEDLLDWLGRCGLRSSSETTVMALGGRQYADWPRYFAPFSLATG; encoded by the coding sequence ATGCCCAGCTCATTGCCCCGCCCGCTGTCCGATCTCCCCGTCCGGCGCCTCACTCGGGACGACCTGGTCGTCTGCGCCGATCTCAGCGAGGACCGGGGCTGGCCGCGCGATGAGGAGCGCTGGGCGCTGCTGCTCGCCGCCGGTACGGGCTACGGCATCGATGACCCGGACAGCAAGGGCCTTATGGCGAGCTGCGTAGTGGTCCCTTACGGCCCCGAGATGGCCGCTGTCGGCATGCTGCTGGTCGCCGGGCGCCATGCCCGGCGGGGAGTCGGCCGGTATCTGATGCAGCGGGTGATCGAGGCCGCAGGAGACACCCCGCTCAGCCTCCATGCGACAGCGGCGGGCCGCCCCCTCTACGAAGAGCTCGGATTCACACCGGTCGGACGCACCGTCCGCCTGACCGGCGCCTTCGCACCGGCTGCGGCAGCCGACCCGAAGTCCCTCGGCGGCTCGCGGACCGTCATCCGGTCCGCTTCCGCCCACGACCTGCGGGCGGTGGTGCAGCTGGACTCGGTTGTCTTCGGGCTCGACCGTACGCATCTGCTGACCCGGCTCCCGGCGTTCGCCAATCACCTGCGGGTCGCCGAGGAGGACGGGGAGCTGACCGGGTTCGCCGCGCTCTCGCCGAGCGCGGCGAACCATGCGGTGGGCCCGCTGATCGCGAAGGACACCTCCACCGCGCAGCTGCTCGTGGCCTCGCTGGCCGAGGCGACGGACCAGCCGCTGCGCGTGGACGTCGACGCCCGCCACGAGGACTTGCTGGACTGGCTCGGGCGCTGTGGACTGCGGTCGAGCTCGGAGACCACGGTGATGGCGCTCGGCGGACGGCAGTACGCGGACTGGCCCCGGTACTTCGCGCCCTTCAGCCTGGCCACGGGCTGA
- a CDS encoding NUDIX hydrolase, protein MTERPVVKRTARAILLDGDDLILIKRTKPGVDPYWLTPGGGVEPEDATVVDALHREVDEELGAKITDVVPCFVDTVEHIEQGGVKGVKVQHFFVCRLDSMDLSLRHGPEIDAPCGEYDVVRVPFSRVGIAAVHLVPLSLRHYLDGNIEGVRALHAADLG, encoded by the coding sequence ATGACCGAACGTCCTGTGGTCAAGCGCACCGCACGCGCCATCCTGCTCGACGGTGACGACCTCATCCTCATCAAGCGCACCAAGCCCGGCGTTGACCCGTACTGGCTCACGCCGGGTGGCGGCGTCGAGCCCGAGGACGCCACCGTTGTCGACGCCCTGCACCGCGAAGTGGACGAGGAACTGGGCGCCAAGATCACCGACGTGGTGCCCTGCTTCGTGGACACCGTGGAGCACATCGAGCAGGGCGGGGTGAAGGGCGTCAAGGTCCAGCACTTCTTCGTCTGCCGCCTCGACTCCATGGACCTGTCCCTGCGCCACGGCCCCGAGATCGACGCCCCCTGCGGGGAGTACGACGTCGTACGCGTGCCCTTCAGCCGGGTCGGCATCGCCGCAGTGCACCTCGTACCGCTGTCGTTGCGCCACTACTTGGACGGCAATATCGAGGGAGTCCGGGCCTTGCACGCCGCCGACCTGGGCTGA
- a CDS encoding LysR family transcriptional regulator, protein MDLALLRTFVTVHRAGSFTRAAALLGLSQPAVTSQIRTLERQLGRPLFLRGARGVTPTTIGDELAHRAAPHLDALVEIAETDLDEKSGVRTLHLAGPPEFLSLRVLPALTPLIAQGLALRGSFSADTDETLEGLAAGHHDLAVVTVRPRGELLTATPLCDEEHVLVAAPRWAGRLGPGTLRRNGPVVLEQLPVVEVHESLPLVSRYWAAVFDSAPAAAGAVIAPDLRAVLECAAAGAGLAVLPRYLCEDALERGEVVALLDPPVPPLRTYFLAARTGTLALPHLARAHEWLLRAAGDW, encoded by the coding sequence GTGGATCTGGCCCTGTTGCGCACCTTCGTCACCGTCCATCGAGCCGGCTCGTTCACCCGCGCCGCCGCGCTGCTGGGCCTCTCGCAGCCCGCCGTGACCTCCCAGATACGCACCCTGGAACGGCAGCTGGGCCGTCCGCTGTTCCTGCGCGGGGCCCGAGGAGTCACCCCGACGACGATCGGCGACGAACTCGCGCACCGGGCCGCCCCGCACCTGGACGCGCTGGTCGAGATCGCCGAGACCGACCTCGATGAGAAGTCGGGCGTACGGACCCTGCATCTGGCGGGTCCACCGGAATTCCTCTCCCTGCGCGTCCTGCCCGCGCTCACACCGCTGATCGCTCAGGGCCTCGCACTGCGCGGTTCGTTCTCCGCCGACACGGACGAGACCCTGGAGGGCCTGGCCGCCGGTCACCACGACCTGGCCGTCGTGACGGTCCGGCCGCGCGGGGAACTGCTCACCGCCACCCCGCTCTGCGACGAGGAGCACGTCCTGGTCGCCGCCCCGCGCTGGGCCGGCCGGCTGGGACCGGGCACGCTGCGACGCAACGGTCCCGTGGTCCTGGAGCAGCTGCCCGTGGTGGAGGTGCACGAGAGCCTGCCGCTCGTCTCCCGCTACTGGGCCGCCGTCTTCGACAGTGCGCCCGCGGCCGCCGGCGCCGTCATCGCCCCTGACCTGCGGGCGGTCCTGGAGTGCGCGGCCGCCGGCGCCGGGCTCGCCGTGCTGCCGCGCTATCTGTGCGAGGACGCGCTGGAACGCGGCGAGGTGGTGGCGCTTCTCGACCCTCCGGTCCCGCCCCTGCGCACGTACTTCCTGGCCGCGCGGACCGGCACGCTCGCGCTTCCGCATCTTGCCCGGGCACACGAATGGCTGCTGCGGGCGGCGGGCGACTGGTGA
- a CDS encoding cystathionine gamma-lyase, producing the protein MSTQGDGTRAVRAGLPEPQQYEPTLPGPVFAAHFHLSGEPTGPYTYGRDGNPTWTRLEEAIGELEAPGEDVETTVFASGMAAISAVLLSQARTGDAVVLPDDGYQALPLLREQLEAYGVEVRTAPTGGDAQLAVLEGAKLLWLETPSNPGLDVCDVRRLVEAAHAGGTLVAVDNTLATPLGQRPLELGADFSVASDTKGMTGHGDLLLGHVTCRDPELTAGVRRWRKIAGAIPGPMEAWLAHRSLATLELRIERQCAGALALAEVLAKHQAVSGLRYPGLPTDPSYANAVRQMRRFGSVVSFVLADRGTAERFLAALRLVEDATSFGGVRSTAERRGRWGGDAVPEGFIRFSVGAENTADLVADVEQALAAATAGN; encoded by the coding sequence ATGAGCACCCAGGGCGACGGAACGCGCGCGGTACGCGCGGGACTCCCGGAACCGCAGCAGTACGAGCCCACCCTCCCCGGACCGGTCTTCGCCGCGCACTTCCACCTGTCCGGCGAGCCGACCGGCCCCTACACCTACGGCCGGGACGGCAACCCGACCTGGACCCGGCTGGAAGAGGCCATCGGGGAGCTCGAAGCACCGGGCGAGGACGTGGAGACCACCGTCTTCGCCTCCGGAATGGCGGCGATCTCGGCCGTCCTGCTCTCCCAGGCGCGCACCGGCGACGCCGTCGTGCTCCCCGATGACGGCTATCAGGCGCTTCCTCTGCTGCGCGAGCAGCTGGAGGCGTACGGAGTCGAGGTGCGGACCGCGCCGACCGGCGGCGACGCACAGCTCGCCGTCCTGGAGGGCGCCAAGCTCCTGTGGCTGGAGACGCCCTCCAACCCGGGCCTCGACGTCTGCGACGTGCGGCGCCTCGTCGAGGCCGCGCACGCCGGCGGCACGCTGGTCGCCGTCGACAACACCCTCGCGACCCCGCTCGGCCAGCGTCCGCTGGAGCTGGGCGCCGACTTCTCCGTGGCCAGCGACACCAAGGGCATGACGGGCCACGGCGACCTGCTGCTCGGCCACGTGACCTGCCGCGACCCCGAGCTCACGGCCGGAGTGCGGCGCTGGCGCAAGATCGCCGGCGCGATCCCCGGCCCGATGGAGGCATGGCTCGCGCACCGGTCGCTGGCCACGCTGGAGCTGCGGATCGAGCGGCAGTGCGCCGGCGCCCTCGCGCTCGCCGAGGTGCTCGCCAAGCACCAGGCCGTGTCCGGGCTGCGCTACCCCGGCCTGCCCACCGACCCCTCGTACGCGAACGCGGTACGCCAGATGCGGCGCTTCGGCTCCGTGGTGTCGTTCGTACTCGCCGACCGGGGGACCGCGGAGCGCTTCCTCGCGGCCCTGCGGCTGGTCGAGGACGCCACCAGCTTCGGAGGCGTACGCTCCACCGCCGAGCGGCGGGGCCGCTGGGGCGGCGACGCCGTGCCGGAGGGCTTCATCCGCTTCTCCGTCGGTGCCGAGAACACCGCCGATCTGGTGGCCGATGTCGAACAGGCCCTGGCCGCGGCCACCGCCGGGAACTGA
- a CDS encoding phage holin family protein produces MKNFVVKTIANAGALAVAIWLVQDITLTGGSTGRKALTLVLVALVFGLVNVVVKPIVKLLTLPLFILTLGLITLVVNALMLLLTSWLAGVLDLSFHVEGFWTAVLGGLIISIVSWALNVVLPDED; encoded by the coding sequence ATGAAGAATTTCGTAGTCAAGACGATCGCCAACGCGGGTGCGCTGGCCGTGGCCATCTGGCTGGTCCAGGACATCACGCTGACCGGCGGCAGCACCGGCCGCAAGGCCCTGACCCTGGTCCTCGTCGCGTTGGTCTTCGGCCTGGTCAACGTCGTGGTCAAGCCGATCGTGAAGCTGCTCACCCTGCCGCTCTTCATCCTCACGCTGGGCCTGATCACCCTCGTGGTGAACGCCCTGATGCTGCTGCTCACCTCGTGGCTGGCCGGAGTGCTCGACCTGAGCTTCCACGTCGAGGGCTTCTGGACCGCCGTCCTCGGCGGCCTGATCATCTCGATCGTGTCCTGGGCGCTGAACGTCGTCCTCCCGGACGAGGACTGA
- a CDS encoding cupin domain-containing protein yields the protein MKAFRLDELEAERAANDGAYLQFLRERNMSVGLYALDAGELDPQKPHSQDEVYFVVSGRASITVGMETTQVGRGSVVYVPAGTAHKFHHITEDLRVMVVFSPPEG from the coding sequence ATGAAGGCATTCAGGCTGGACGAACTGGAGGCGGAACGGGCCGCCAACGACGGTGCTTACCTGCAGTTTCTTCGCGAGCGGAACATGTCGGTCGGTCTGTACGCCCTGGACGCGGGCGAGCTCGACCCGCAGAAGCCGCACAGCCAGGACGAGGTCTACTTCGTGGTCAGTGGTCGTGCGTCGATCACCGTCGGCATGGAAACGACACAGGTGGGAAGAGGAAGCGTCGTGTACGTACCCGCCGGCACTGCCCACAAGTTTCACCACATCACCGAGGACCTGCGCGTGATGGTGGTCTTCTCGCCACCCGAGGGATGA
- a CDS encoding DUF5326 family protein → MAVREIFAGMPWWVKWIAVPVLAIVVFGGLIASLVAFVVGLLFKILIFVILVGGLVFVVRKFMSSSSGNGW, encoded by the coding sequence ATGGCCGTGCGGGAGATATTCGCTGGGATGCCCTGGTGGGTGAAGTGGATCGCGGTGCCCGTGCTCGCGATCGTCGTGTTCGGTGGTCTGATCGCCAGCCTGGTCGCGTTCGTGGTCGGTCTGCTCTTCAAGATCCTGATCTTCGTGATCCTGGTCGGCGGGCTAGTTTTCGTCGTACGGAAGTTCATGTCGTCGTCCTCCGGAAACGGCTGGTGA
- a CDS encoding IclR family transcriptional regulator — translation MTTASSTAVPTLIGSVQRALRLLEAVGTHRDGAPAKQLAREAGLPLPTAYHLLRTLTHEGYLRRENGVFRFGAAAERLMGDRAAQNRRSVMARSLGRWRDIVGAPVYCAIYREGEIELLAVADTPERPAVDEWAAFRETGHAHAIGQCLLSRLDEKAREDHLDRHPVRPLTRYSVRDRAAFLTRLRSLERTEPVIERQEYALGTVCAAIPITAGFTAAAMAISVPLHEEDRLLPAVERLRGEVSSLLRSFVFSISI, via the coding sequence TTGACCACGGCATCGAGTACGGCTGTTCCGACGCTCATCGGGTCGGTGCAGCGGGCGCTGAGGCTGCTGGAGGCTGTGGGTACCCATCGCGACGGGGCCCCGGCCAAACAGCTGGCGAGGGAAGCGGGGCTTCCTCTTCCCACCGCCTACCACCTGCTGCGGACCCTGACCCATGAGGGGTATCTGCGCCGGGAGAACGGCGTCTTCCGCTTCGGCGCCGCCGCCGAACGGCTGATGGGCGACCGCGCCGCTCAGAACCGCCGCAGCGTCATGGCCCGTTCGCTGGGCCGCTGGCGGGACATCGTCGGAGCCCCGGTGTACTGCGCCATCTACCGCGAGGGCGAGATCGAGCTGCTCGCCGTGGCGGACACCCCCGAGCGGCCGGCGGTCGACGAGTGGGCGGCGTTCCGTGAGACCGGGCACGCGCACGCGATCGGCCAGTGTCTGCTGAGCCGGCTGGACGAGAAGGCCCGCGAGGACCACCTGGACCGGCACCCGGTGCGCCCGCTGACCCGCTACTCGGTGCGCGACCGTGCGGCGTTCCTCACCCGGCTGCGGTCGCTGGAGCGTACGGAACCGGTCATCGAGCGTCAGGAGTACGCGCTCGGAACCGTCTGCGCGGCCATCCCGATCACGGCCGGATTCACCGCCGCCGCGATGGCCATTTCGGTACCCCTCCACGAGGAGGATCGGTTGCTGCCCGCAGTCGAACGACTACGCGGTGAAGTGTCGAGCCTCTTGCGTTCGTTCGTGTTCTCTATCAGTATCTGA
- a CDS encoding SsgA family sporulation/cell division regulator, which produces MRESVQAEVMMSFLVSEELSFRIPVELRYEVCDPYAIRMTFHLPGDAPVTWAFGRELLLDGLNSPSGDGDVHIAPTEPEGLCDVHIRLQVGADRALFRAGTAPLVAFLDRTDKLVPLGQECTLGDFDGNLEEALGRILAEEQNAG; this is translated from the coding sequence ATGCGCGAGTCGGTTCAAGCTGAGGTCATGATGAGCTTCCTCGTCTCCGAGGAGCTCTCATTCCGTATCCCGGTGGAGCTCCGGTACGAAGTGTGCGATCCGTACGCGATCCGGATGACCTTCCATCTGCCCGGCGACGCCCCCGTCACCTGGGCCTTCGGCCGTGAGCTGCTGCTCGACGGCCTCAACAGCCCCAGTGGCGACGGCGATGTGCACATCGCGCCGACCGAGCCGGAGGGGCTGTGCGATGTCCACATCCGGCTGCAGGTGGGCGCCGACCGTGCGCTCTTCCGGGCGGGCACGGCACCTCTTGTCGCCTTCCTCGACCGTACGGACAAGCTGGTGCCCCTCGGGCAGGAGTGCACTCTGGGTGACTTCGACGGCAACTTGGAGGAGGCGCTGGGGCGCATTCTGGCCGAAGAGCAGAACGCGGGCTGA
- a CDS encoding YibE/F family protein, whose protein sequence is MTPPHRDPEPQGHQHTHSHGPAAPVSTHLRKVIAAVLIPFATAVLVGLVALWPNGAPGHERTGVGFDRQTQQGKVVSVVKVDCKDVNAAQLPVSGETQPPEDRPASGGLCEKATVEVTTGPDAGRRFVEVVQPDAPRQLREGQGVVVAYAPDAPHDLQYSVTDVNRKFPLILLAGIFALAVVLVGRMRGVMALVALALSFAVLTLFILPAILQGSNPLLVAVVGAGAIMLIALYICHGLTARTSVAVIGTLISLLLIGLLGSLFIGWASLSGNTDDNTGLIHGLYPHIDMSGLLLAGVIIGSLGVLDDVTVTQTSAVWELRQANPTMSAKQLYRAGIRIGRDHIASVVNTLVLAYAGAALPLLLLFTVAQSSVGTVANSELVAEEIVRTLVGSIGLVASVPVTTALAALVVSADRTGVGAEAGASAPVRSGRGRRRRARS, encoded by the coding sequence GTGACGCCCCCTCATCGCGACCCAGAACCGCAGGGCCATCAGCACACCCACAGCCATGGCCCGGCCGCACCCGTCTCCACCCATCTGCGCAAGGTGATCGCCGCCGTGCTGATCCCCTTCGCGACCGCCGTACTCGTCGGTCTCGTCGCGCTCTGGCCGAATGGTGCGCCGGGGCACGAACGGACCGGTGTCGGTTTCGACCGGCAGACCCAGCAGGGAAAGGTGGTGAGCGTCGTCAAGGTCGACTGCAAGGACGTGAACGCCGCCCAGCTTCCCGTCAGCGGCGAGACCCAGCCCCCCGAGGACCGGCCGGCTTCCGGGGGACTCTGCGAGAAGGCCACCGTCGAGGTCACCACCGGCCCCGACGCGGGGCGCCGGTTCGTCGAGGTCGTCCAGCCGGACGCACCGAGGCAACTGCGGGAGGGCCAGGGGGTGGTGGTGGCGTACGCCCCCGACGCGCCCCATGACCTCCAGTACTCCGTGACGGACGTGAACCGGAAGTTCCCGCTGATACTGCTGGCCGGGATCTTCGCCCTCGCGGTGGTGCTCGTGGGCAGGATGCGCGGGGTCATGGCCCTGGTGGCGCTCGCCCTGTCGTTCGCCGTACTGACCCTGTTCATCCTTCCGGCCATACTTCAGGGCTCGAATCCCCTGCTGGTGGCGGTCGTCGGGGCCGGAGCGATCATGCTGATCGCGCTCTACATCTGCCACGGGCTGACCGCCCGCACCTCCGTCGCCGTCATCGGCACCCTGATCTCACTGCTCCTGATCGGGCTGCTCGGCTCGCTCTTCATCGGCTGGGCGAGCCTGAGCGGGAACACCGACGACAACACCGGCCTCATCCACGGCCTGTATCCGCACATCGACATGAGCGGACTGCTGCTGGCCGGCGTCATCATCGGCTCCCTGGGAGTGCTCGACGACGTCACGGTGACCCAGACCTCGGCGGTCTGGGAGCTGCGCCAGGCGAACCCCACCATGAGTGCGAAGCAGCTCTACCGGGCAGGGATCAGAATCGGCCGCGATCACATCGCCTCCGTGGTCAACACCCTGGTGCTCGCCTATGCGGGCGCCGCGCTGCCCCTCCTGCTGCTGTTCACGGTCGCGCAGAGCAGTGTGGGGACGGTCGCCAACAGCGAACTGGTGGCGGAGGAGATCGTGCGCACCCTCGTGGGCTCGATCGGACTGGTCGCCTCCGTGCCGGTGACGACAGCGCTCGCGGCGCTGGTCGTCTCTGCGGACCGCACGGGGGTCGGCGCGGAAGCCGGAGCTTCGGCACCCGTGCGGAGCGGCAGGGGCCGGCGACGACGGGCGAGGTCGTGA